Proteins encoded by one window of Candidatus Limnocylindria bacterium:
- a CDS encoding Rieske 2Fe-2S domain-containing protein, whose protein sequence is MSRYVPVANTSDIAPGEVAVVDADGRSLCVGHCEDGTWGAIDNVCTHDGGVLGEGELEDCLVECPRHGARFDLM, encoded by the coding sequence ATGAGTCGGTACGTCCCCGTCGCGAACACGTCGGACATCGCGCCCGGCGAGGTCGCCGTGGTCGACGCCGACGGTCGGAGTCTCTGCGTCGGGCACTGCGAAGACGGCACCTGGGGCGCGATCGACAACGTCTGCACCCATGACGGCGGAGTGCTCGGCGAAGGCGAGCTCGAAGACTGCTTGGTGGAGTGTCCTCGCCACGGCGCTCGTTTCGACCTGATGA
- a CDS encoding SufD family Fe-S cluster assembly protein, whose translation MPLDRATVERLSVGRGEPSWLLEDRLGALERYEAAAWPTGQEEEWRRFPLKDVPPVRVTELTGVSHPPSEYGSVPLEASHKGLVFDRWSSAVRDHPDLVRKWLPDGEGMPSHAAFRAWAGALYSHGSTFLYVPAGLHVELPLMVHKRWAAGTAPIVFRTLVVAEEGSSVTLVEELSSEGGGSGRIAVPSLEVRAGPAAIVRYVGIQRYSDDVWEIGQQRNISERESTLANFNVLVGSKRTKLGVESDIRGNGAAVKLYGLVAGADAQRIDVNSLQRVDGKASTSDLLYLSALYESAHAIFYGVIRVEPTSSMTGSYQECRNMLLSNKAGADPIPVLEILTNDVARCGHGATAGRIDDTELFYIMSRGLDRPTAEQMLVRGFFQRVVNDIPDVQVRSRVTDALAPRIGRIAEVDGAAA comes from the coding sequence TTGCCGCTCGACCGCGCGACGGTCGAGCGGCTCAGTGTTGGGCGTGGTGAGCCGAGCTGGCTCCTCGAGGATCGCCTTGGCGCGCTCGAGCGCTACGAGGCCGCCGCCTGGCCGACCGGGCAGGAAGAGGAGTGGCGCCGTTTCCCACTGAAGGACGTGCCGCCGGTCCGCGTCACTGAGCTGACTGGCGTCTCGCACCCGCCGAGCGAATACGGCTCCGTACCTCTCGAGGCGTCGCACAAAGGACTCGTATTCGACCGCTGGTCGTCCGCGGTGCGCGACCATCCCGACCTCGTCCGCAAGTGGTTGCCAGATGGTGAGGGGATGCCGAGCCATGCCGCCTTCCGCGCATGGGCCGGCGCTCTCTATAGCCACGGCAGCACGTTCCTCTATGTGCCGGCGGGTCTACACGTGGAGTTGCCGCTCATGGTGCACAAGCGCTGGGCGGCTGGCACCGCGCCGATCGTCTTCCGCACGCTGGTCGTTGCCGAAGAGGGCTCGTCCGTGACGCTGGTCGAGGAGCTGTCATCCGAGGGCGGCGGCAGCGGCCGCATCGCGGTGCCCTCGCTCGAGGTGCGCGCGGGACCCGCTGCGATCGTTCGTTACGTCGGCATCCAGCGCTACAGCGACGATGTCTGGGAGATCGGCCAGCAGCGCAACATCTCGGAGCGCGAGAGCACGCTTGCGAACTTCAACGTGCTCGTTGGCAGCAAGCGGACCAAGCTCGGCGTCGAGTCGGACATCCGAGGCAACGGCGCCGCGGTGAAGCTCTACGGCCTGGTCGCCGGCGCTGATGCGCAGCGCATCGACGTGAATTCACTGCAGCGTGTCGACGGCAAGGCCTCGACGAGCGATCTGCTCTACCTCTCGGCGCTCTACGAGTCGGCGCACGCGATCTTCTACGGGGTCATTCGCGTCGAGCCGACCTCGAGCATGACCGGGTCGTACCAGGAGTGCCGCAACATGCTGCTCTCGAACAAGGCCGGCGCGGATCCGATCCCGGTGCTCGAGATCCTGACGAACGACGTCGCGCGCTGCGGGCACGGCGCGACCGCTGGACGCATCGACGACACCGAGCTCTTCTACATCATGTCGCGCGGCCTGGACCGCCCGACCGCCGAGCAGATGCTCGTGCGCGGGTTCTTCCAGCGCGTCGTGAACGACATCCCGGACGTGCAGGTCCGTTCACGCGTCACCGACGCGCTCGCGCCTCGCATCGGACGCATCGCCGAGGTCGACGGGGCGGCAGCATGA